A portion of the Equus quagga isolate Etosha38 chromosome 17, UCLA_HA_Equagga_1.0, whole genome shotgun sequence genome contains these proteins:
- the SPI1 gene encoding transcription factor PU.1 isoform X2, with protein MLQACKMEGFPLIPPPSEDLVPYDTDLYQRQTHEYYPYLSSDGESHSDHYWDFHAPHVHSEFETFAENHFTELQSVQPPQLQQLYRHMELEQMHVLDASGQPSHAGLGAQVPCLSRVYLPYPSLSPAQPSSDEEEAERQSPPLEVSDGETDGLEPGPGLLHGETGSKKKIRLYQFLLDLLRSGDMKDSIWWVDKDKGTFQFSSKHKEALAHRWGIQKGNRKKMTYQKMARALRNYGKTGEVKKVKKKLTYQFSGEVLGRGGLAERRHPPH; from the exons ATGTTACAGGCGTGCAAAATGGAAGGGTTTCCCCTCATCCCCCCT CCATCAGAAGACCTGGTTCCCTACGACACGGATCTGTACCAACGCCAAACGCATGAGTATTACCCGTATCTCAGCAGTGATGGAGAAAGCCACAGCG ACCATTACTGGGACTTCCACGCGCCCCACGTGCACAGCGAATTCGAGACCTTCGCCGAGAACCACTTCACCGAGCTGCAGAGCGTGCAGCCCCCCCAGCTGCAGCAGCTCTACCGCCACATGGAGCTGGAACAGATGCACGTGCTCGACGCCTCCGGGCAGCCCAGCCACGCCGGCCTTGGCGCCCAG GTCCCCTGCCTATCCCGGGTGTACCTCCCGtacccctccctgtccccagcccagcccagctctgatGAGGAGGAGGCTGAGCGGCAGAGCCCCCCACTGGAGGTGTCTGATGGGGAGACCGATGGCCTGGAGCCGGGGCCTGGCCTCCTGCATGGCGAAACAG GCAGCAAGAAGAAGATCCGCCTGTACCAGTTCCTGCTCGACCTGCTGCGCAGCGGCGACATGAAGGACAGCATCTGGTGGGTGGACAAGGACAAGGGCACCTTCCAGTTCTCGTCCAAGCACAAGGAGGCGCTGGCCCACCGCTGGGGCATCCAGAAGGGCAACCGCAAGAAGATGACCTACCAGAAGATGGCCCGCGCGCTGCGCAACTATGGCAAGACGGGCGAGGTCAAGAAGGTCAAGAAGAAGCTCACCTACCAGTTCAGCGGGGAGGTGCTGGGCCGCGGGGGCCTGGCGGAGCGGCGCCACCCGCCCCACTGA
- the SPI1 gene encoding transcription factor PU.1 isoform X1 produces the protein MLQACKMEGFPLIPPQPSEDLVPYDTDLYQRQTHEYYPYLSSDGESHSDHYWDFHAPHVHSEFETFAENHFTELQSVQPPQLQQLYRHMELEQMHVLDASGQPSHAGLGAQVPCLSRVYLPYPSLSPAQPSSDEEEAERQSPPLEVSDGETDGLEPGPGLLHGETGSKKKIRLYQFLLDLLRSGDMKDSIWWVDKDKGTFQFSSKHKEALAHRWGIQKGNRKKMTYQKMARALRNYGKTGEVKKVKKKLTYQFSGEVLGRGGLAERRHPPH, from the exons ATGTTACAGGCGTGCAAAATGGAAGGGTTTCCCCTCATCCCCCCT CAGCCATCAGAAGACCTGGTTCCCTACGACACGGATCTGTACCAACGCCAAACGCATGAGTATTACCCGTATCTCAGCAGTGATGGAGAAAGCCACAGCG ACCATTACTGGGACTTCCACGCGCCCCACGTGCACAGCGAATTCGAGACCTTCGCCGAGAACCACTTCACCGAGCTGCAGAGCGTGCAGCCCCCCCAGCTGCAGCAGCTCTACCGCCACATGGAGCTGGAACAGATGCACGTGCTCGACGCCTCCGGGCAGCCCAGCCACGCCGGCCTTGGCGCCCAG GTCCCCTGCCTATCCCGGGTGTACCTCCCGtacccctccctgtccccagcccagcccagctctgatGAGGAGGAGGCTGAGCGGCAGAGCCCCCCACTGGAGGTGTCTGATGGGGAGACCGATGGCCTGGAGCCGGGGCCTGGCCTCCTGCATGGCGAAACAG GCAGCAAGAAGAAGATCCGCCTGTACCAGTTCCTGCTCGACCTGCTGCGCAGCGGCGACATGAAGGACAGCATCTGGTGGGTGGACAAGGACAAGGGCACCTTCCAGTTCTCGTCCAAGCACAAGGAGGCGCTGGCCCACCGCTGGGGCATCCAGAAGGGCAACCGCAAGAAGATGACCTACCAGAAGATGGCCCGCGCGCTGCGCAACTATGGCAAGACGGGCGAGGTCAAGAAGGTCAAGAAGAAGCTCACCTACCAGTTCAGCGGGGAGGTGCTGGGCCGCGGGGGCCTGGCGGAGCGGCGCCACCCGCCCCACTGA